One stretch of Gadus macrocephalus chromosome 12, ASM3116895v1 DNA includes these proteins:
- the rfc4 gene encoding replication factor C subunit 4: protein MQAFLKGTSVQSSKLQKDKGAPGTSTEKRVRPVPWVEKYRPKCVDEVAFQDEVVAVLKKSLEGADLPNLLFYGPPGTGKTSTILAASRELFGPQLYKQRVLELNASDERGIQVVRHKVKNFAQLTVAGTRTDGKRCPPFKIIILDEADSMTGPAQAALRRTMEKESRTTRFCLICNYVSRIIEPLTSRCSKFRFKPLANWIQEERLLEICSKENLKYSKEGIAALVKVSEGDLRKAITFLQSAARLVVDQEITEKTIVEIAGVVPSKMIDNLLQTCFKGTFEKVQIAIKDIVDEGYAATQILIQLHESIIEQDLNDKKKSAITEKMAVVDKCLADGADEYLQLLSLCSIIIEQSSTN, encoded by the exons ATGCAGGCCTTTTTGAAAGGTACGTCTGTCCAATCTAGCAAACTCCAGAAGGACAAGGGAGCCCCGGGTACCAGCACAGAGAAGAGAGTCCGACCTGTCCCTTGGGTCGAGAAATA CAGGCCAAAGTGTGTGGATGAAGTTGCTTTTCAAGACGAGGTGGTAGCAGTATTGAAGAAATCTTTGGAAGGGGCAGAT CTACCCAACTTGCTATTCTATGGTCCTCCTGGAACAGGAAAGACCTCTACCATCCTCGCAGCATCCAGGGAACTCTTTGG tcCCCAGCTGTACAAACAGAGGGTGTTGGAGCTGAATGCCTCAGATGAGCGTGGCATCCAGGTGGTCCGCCACAAGGTCAAGAACTTTGCACAGCTCACCGTGGCTGGAACACGCACAGA TGGAAAGAGGTGCCCTCCCTTTAAAATCATCATCCTGGACGAGGCTGACTCCATGACCGGGCCAGCCCAGGCGGCCCTTAGGAGAACCATGGAGAAGGAGTCTCGCACAACCCGTTTTTGTCTCATCTGCAATTATGTCAGCAG GATCATCGAGCCGCTGACCTCCAGGTGTTCTAAGTTCCGCTTCAAGCCCCTTGCCAATTGGATCCAAGAGGAGCGGTTGCTGGAAATCTGTTCAAAGGAGAACCTGAAGTACTCCAAAGAG ggtaTAGCAGCGTTGGTGAAGGTGTCGGAGGGGGACTTGCGTAAGGCCATCACATTCCTCCAGAGCGCAGCACGCCTCGTCGTAGACCAGGAGATCACAGAGAAGACCATTGTGGAgatcgccgga GTAGTCCCTTCCAAAATGATTGACAACTTACTTCAAACCTGCTTCAAAGGGACTTTTGAGAAAGTTCAAATTGCCATTAAG GACATAGTGGATGAAGGCTATGCAGCCACTCAGATCCTGATCCAGCTCCACGAGAGCATCATTGAACAGGACCTAAATGACAAGAAAAAGTCAGCTAtcacggagaagatggcg GTAGTGGATAAGTGCTTGGCGGATGGAGCCGACGAGTATCTCCAGCTGTTGAGCCTGTGTTCGATCATTATTGAACAGTCCTCTACCAACTGA